From the genome of Cytophagia bacterium CHB2:
TTAACTCTTCCCGGCTTTGAATACGCTGGCGCTGGCGTTCGGAAGTCCATTGCGCGCGTTCTTGAAATTCTGCGAAAGTGAACGGCTTGCCTTTGATGGTTGCCACTTCGGTTTCCGGCGCAATCACCGGCAACGCGGCGCCTCCCTCTTGCTCGTCCATTTTGCCGTTGGTTTCCACGCCGCGATATTGCCACATCTGTGCGATCGTATCTTCATTAAAACGAATGTCGAGTTGGACCAGCGTTTCCTGATCGAGCTGTTGAATCGCGGCGGCGCGCTTGCGATGCGTGACGATCCAGTTGAGTTTCTTGCGCATCTTGGCGTATTCCGTTTCCGTCAACAGCGGCGCGGGTTTGCGATCCTCGAGCTTGATGATGCTGTAACCGAATTTCGTGCGTACCGGCGCGGAGATTTCTCCGACACTGAGTTTCTGCGCAGTGGCCGCAAACGTCGGATCCATATCCTCCCACTTGAAATAGCCGAGATAGCCGCCGCTGTCCGCCAAGCGCTGATCTTTAAAAACCTGCGGCGCCAATGCCTCGAAGGTTGCGCCGGCCTGCAATTGTTCATAAAGCGCATCAGCCTGTTCGCGCGAGGCCGCGAAGAGATGCCGCGCCGCCGCGCTTTCATTCATCAGTGCAAACGCTTCCTGCAAATCCTGCTCCGTGACCACGGTACGGGCATCCGCCATTTGATCGCGATAAACTTCCAGCACCGCATCTGTATGCGACGATTGCGCGTAATGTTTGAAATCTTCATGCTCGCGCAAACCACGCCGGTCGGCTTCATGCAGCAAGACTTGTTCGTCGATCAACGTTTGCAGCAAAGCCTCGCGTGTCGTCGCATTGTCAACCGGCGTGAGCATCAAAAACTTGCGCAGGCGGTGCTCGTAGGCCTTTTGCGAAATGCTGCGCTCGCCGACTTGCGCGAGCGTGGGGTTGATCTCCTTTTCCTTCGCGCAAGCCGCAAACAAGAACAAACCCACAAGAGAATAAATGCAAATAATGATGCTTTTGTAGATCCGTGAATTCATGCTTTGCTAACGGGTTAAAACTCCATAAAAAATCGCTGTAAAACTGCATGCGCGCCAGAATCAAAATTTTCGAACACAGATCAAAGCGGATTCACACTGATTTTATCTGTGTAGATCTGTTGAAACTGTGTCCAACCTGGATGCCTCAAAATCAAAAATCAACCCTTCAACTGCTGCTTCAACTGCTCGATCTTCGCATTCCCCGGCGACAATTTCTCCAATTGCGCAATGACGGCGCGGGCATTCTCGGTTTGGCCGAGCATCATGTACGCGCCGGCGAGATTGTAGAGCGTCTGCCCGTCGTTGGGCGCGAGCTGCAAGGCTTTTTGCAGATAAGGCACGCCCTTGTCCGGCTGCTGGCGGCTGACAAGAATTGCGCCCACGACTTTGCAGGCCTCGGCGGAAGGCTCCAGTGCAATCGATTTGAGCAAACGATCCAGGGCGCGATCGTAATCCTGCACATGCGCATAAAGCAAGCCCGCGCGAATGTAGGGCGAGGAATTGTGCGGCGTTTGCAGAATCAACGCTTCATACTCTTTAATGGCAAGCTCGTACTGTCCGGTCTTCTCGAAATCTTCTGCCAGCAGCACATGAACTTTTTCCCAACTCTCTTCGCGCTGCCACATCGCATAAGCCAGCTTTTGCAAATAACTTTTGGGCTGATAGCGGAACGGTATGCTGCGCTCTTTGGGTGTGAACGGCCAGTTGTTCATCAACACTTCCAGGCGAATGGCCGCCACTTCCTCGTCCAGCGCCGTGACGCCGCGTTCCTGCCAATAAACCGAATCCGGCCGGCTGCGGCGGGCATCCCAAATGGTTTCGATCATGCCGTGTGCATGCATGGCCTCGCACAACTCGCGGCCCATGATGAAATAGCCCTCGAGAGTGGGATGCACATGTTCGAGCATGAGATTCTTGCCGATCAAACCCTGCGGCGAAGCTTGCGCGAACGCCGCGTGCATATCCACCAGCACCGCGCCGGTCGCCTGCGCCACTTCTTGAATTGCGGCATTAAAATCCGCGCTGGCGCGAAAACGCAGTCCGTCGAGATCGCGAGCTTTGGCGTAAGCGCTGCGCGCCTCCTCAAAGCGCCCCAACGCTTCAAGCCCTCTGCCCTTGAGAAAATGCAGCGCTGCCGGCGTGGCATCAATTTGTTCCAGAGAATCATATAATGCAAGCGCTTCCGTCATGTTGCCCTCGGACGCGAGT
Proteins encoded in this window:
- a CDS encoding tetratricopeptide repeat protein, coding for MAELTAKQQQQIASLGNRLSDAKIAKKLGLDQSAVKAFRRQQQQAGRQKRERVFKIIMLATPVLFFLIFELVLRAGNYGGNLALFTPAELVPGYLQINDNVGRRYFSTIGVTPEASKDLMRAVKAPNSYRIFVLGESTTAGYPYMYNGSMSKMLYQRLRDYFPEREIEVVNLAMPAINSFALLDLTEEALAQQPDALIIYCGHNEFYGALGVASTESLGRWRGMINLYLDLQQLKIMLFLRDQLAVLKKALAPTSSADGKAHTTLMEQMVGDEQIAYGGEKYNRARNFFKANLKDIINAGKEKGVDVLLANLVSNERDLAPFETMYDPATDRPAFERTLQHGQKLASEGNMTEALALYDSLEQIDATPAALHFLKGRGLEALGRFEEARSAYAKARDLDGLRFRASADFNAAIQEVAQATGAVLVDMHAAFAQASPQGLIGKNLMLEHVHPTLEGYFIMGRELCEAMHAHGMIETIWDARRSRPDSVYWQERGVTALDEEVAAIRLEVLMNNWPFTPKERSIPFRYQPKSYLQKLAYAMWQREESWEKVHVLLAEDFEKTGQYELAIKEYEALILQTPHNSSPYIRAGLLYAHVQDYDRALDRLLKSIALEPSAEACKVVGAILVSRQQPDKGVPYLQKALQLAPNDGQTLYNLAGAYMMLGQTENARAVIAQLEKLSPGNAKIEQLKQQLKG